In the genome of Candidatus Dependentiae bacterium, one region contains:
- the xerA gene encoding site-specific tyrosine recombinase/integron integrase, protein MSNAIVQKFCGYLLTEKRVSVNTFDAYKRDIQQFSDWMSKKKMRVEQITLPDLKQYLQWLKKEDLKARSMSRKISSLKSFYNYLNKHLGFENIARELAFPKLEKRLPSYLTEEEVQQLLEAADKEINSNGYRNKIMLYLLYVSGMRISELINLKRTDVHFDTGFVAVAGKGGRGRMVPVPAHIMSMLKKYLETAHKEFIAVDEARRKTDYLFPVCYGGKVRPITRQAFWTILKNLSKKSGIKRSISPHKLRHSLATHMLKNGADLRSLQLLLGHENLSTVQVYTHLETGYLRKIYDKKHPRS, encoded by the coding sequence ATGAGTAATGCTATTGTCCAAAAATTCTGTGGGTATCTATTGACCGAAAAACGTGTGTCAGTAAATACATTCGATGCATATAAACGTGATATTCAACAATTCTCAGATTGGATGTCCAAAAAGAAAATGCGCGTTGAACAAATAACATTACCAGATCTTAAGCAATACTTGCAGTGGTTAAAAAAAGAAGATTTAAAAGCACGTAGTATGTCACGTAAAATTTCTTCTTTAAAATCATTTTATAATTATCTTAATAAACATCTTGGTTTTGAAAATATTGCACGTGAATTAGCTTTTCCAAAACTAGAAAAGCGTCTTCCTTCATATTTGACTGAAGAAGAAGTCCAGCAGTTACTTGAAGCTGCAGATAAAGAGATTAATTCAAATGGTTATCGTAATAAAATCATGCTTTATTTGTTATATGTTTCAGGTATGCGTATCAGTGAATTAATCAATTTAAAACGTACTGACGTTCATTTTGATACCGGCTTTGTTGCTGTTGCAGGCAAAGGTGGCAGAGGACGCATGGTGCCGGTACCTGCACATATCATGAGTATGCTCAAAAAGTACCTTGAAACTGCACATAAAGAATTCATTGCAGTTGATGAAGCTCGTAGAAAAACTGATTATTTGTTCCCTGTTTGTTATGGCGGTAAAGTACGTCCAATAACACGACAAGCATTTTGGACTATTTTGAAAAATCTTTCAAAAAAATCAGGCATAAAACGTTCAATTTCACCGCATAAATTGCGTCATTCATTAGCAACTCATATGCTCAAAAATGGTGCTGATTTACGTTCATTACAGTTATTACTTGGTCATGAAAATCTTTCAACAGTCCAAGTGTATACACATTTAGAAACTGGGTACTTGCGTAAAATATACGATAAAAAGCATCCACGCTCATAA